The nucleotide sequence AAATTACCTCGAAAATCAAAAATGCTGATGATAATGAAAAGAAATCTCAACAGTTGTTAGCACAGCATCAGGAATTACTTAAAGATTCAAAAAAAGAAGGCAAGGGTATAGTAGCAGAATATAGAAATAAAGCGCAGAAAACTTCTGATGACATAATAAAAGATGCTGAACGCGAGGCTCAACTTATTATATCCCGAGCTAAAACAGAAGCTAAAAGAGAGAAAGAGAAAGCAGAAGCCGAAATAAAAGGTCAAGTCGTAGATCTTGCTGTGTTGGTTTCTTCAAAAGCATTAGAAGAATCAATAGATAATGATCAGCACAGGAAGCTTATTAAAGATTTTATAGCTAAGGTAGGTATCTAACTATGCATGAATATTTAGATAGAAGATACGCTCTTGCACTTTATAAGGTAGCGGAGGAAAAAGGACAGGTTAATGAATATTTGCAAGAACTAGAAGATGTAGTAGCTGCTATACATGCAAATGAAGATTTTTCAAAACTTATGAAACACCCTCAAGTAAGTACTTCAAATAAAAAGAAATTATTTGAGGCAGCTTTTAAAGGTAAAGTAAGTAATGATGTATTATCGTTCTTATTACTTTTAATAGAAAAAGGAAGGATTTCAGAGC is from Clostridium fermenticellae and encodes:
- a CDS encoding F0F1 ATP synthase subunit B, which translates into the protein MKIDLGTIIITIINFGILYLILAHFFFKPVNNVLDNRTEEITSKIKNADDNEKKSQQLLAQHQELLKDSKKEGKGIVAEYRNKAQKTSDDIIKDAEREAQLIISRAKTEAKREKEKAEAEIKGQVVDLAVLVSSKALEESIDNDQHRKLIKDFIAKVGI